The Desulfonatronovibrio hydrogenovorans DSM 9292 genome includes a window with the following:
- a CDS encoding response regulator yields MRALIVEDDMASRIILAKILSEQFECDSAENGLQGVEMFKNALQDQEPYDLIFMDIMMPVMDGQSALQAIRELEDKNKVPIGKEVKAVMTTALSDTKNVTEAFFSGQADAYISKPVSREKILNALKEVRLVE; encoded by the coding sequence ATGAGAGCCTTGATTGTTGAAGATGATATGGCCAGCAGAATAATCCTTGCAAAAATTCTTTCCGAACAATTTGAATGCGACAGTGCTGAAAACGGTCTCCAGGGAGTTGAGATGTTCAAGAACGCCCTGCAGGACCAAGAGCCTTATGACCTCATCTTCATGGATATCATGATGCCGGTCATGGACGGACAAAGTGCCCTCCAGGCCATCAGAGAACTTGAGGACAAAAACAAAGTCCCCATTGGCAAGGAAGTCAAGGCAGTCATGACCACAGCCCTGTCTGACACAAAGAATGTGACTGAGGCCTTTTTCAGCGGACAAGCTGACGCATACATCTCCAAGCCGGTCTCCAGGGAAAAAATACTCAACGCCCTTAAAGAGGTCAGACTGGTTGAGTAA
- the cls gene encoding cardiolipin synthase, which yields MSGWLIITLVLVLNFMAAGHALMYKRDPRTAWAWIVTCLLIPTIGPVLYFLLGINRIRTRAKKLKGEPMLVRKRIRPESDGQGSLYSPPDMAEIPGYLQMDHLSRTISNRPLTSGNSIRVLYNGDQAYPRMLEDIDKAKKCVYLSTFIFDTGNTGRRFISSLAKARKRGVDVRVLLDGIGEFYSWPRAGGYLKQEKVPFARFLPPRMVPLSPFINLRNHRKMLVIDDDTVFTGGMNIGDRHLVDEDKSTGTQDVQFRLAGPVALQMKQVFLEDWAFCTGEPYPGQMDQAKDLSSGDAFCRTITVGPDQDLDKLRMLLTGMISRAVERVSIMTPYFLPSQELIGAMQVAALRGVEINVVLPARNNLPYVHWATRNMLWEILQYGVRVYYQPPPFSHSKLFLVDDVYALIGSANMDPRSLRLNFEMVVEIYSRDLVRTLTEHFQEKISRSKRVRLVDVDSRSIPVRLRDSLCWLFSPYL from the coding sequence TTGTCCGGCTGGCTCATTATCACTCTGGTTCTTGTACTGAATTTTATGGCTGCAGGTCACGCTCTCATGTATAAGCGTGATCCAAGAACTGCCTGGGCCTGGATAGTCACCTGTCTGCTGATTCCGACCATAGGTCCAGTGCTTTATTTTTTGCTGGGTATCAACAGGATCAGGACCAGGGCCAAAAAACTCAAGGGAGAGCCCATGCTGGTCAGAAAAAGGATCAGACCTGAGTCAGACGGGCAAGGCAGCCTTTATTCTCCACCGGACATGGCAGAGATTCCAGGCTATCTCCAGATGGACCACTTGTCCAGGACCATCAGTAACCGGCCCCTGACATCCGGAAACAGCATAAGGGTCCTGTATAACGGCGACCAGGCCTACCCCCGGATGCTGGAAGACATTGATAAGGCCAAAAAGTGTGTCTACCTGTCCACGTTTATCTTTGACACCGGCAATACTGGTCGAAGGTTCATCAGTTCGCTGGCCAAGGCCCGAAAAAGGGGGGTTGATGTCAGGGTCCTGCTGGACGGAATAGGAGAGTTTTATTCCTGGCCCAGGGCCGGTGGTTATCTGAAACAGGAAAAGGTTCCCTTTGCCAGGTTCCTGCCACCCAGAATGGTGCCCCTGTCCCCTTTTATCAACCTTAGAAATCACAGGAAAATGCTGGTCATAGACGATGACACCGTGTTTACCGGGGGCATGAACATCGGGGACAGGCATCTGGTGGATGAAGACAAGTCTACAGGGACCCAGGATGTCCAGTTCAGACTTGCCGGTCCTGTTGCCCTTCAGATGAAGCAGGTCTTTCTGGAGGACTGGGCATTCTGCACTGGAGAACCTTATCCTGGACAGATGGACCAGGCAAAGGACCTTTCCTCTGGGGATGCCTTTTGCAGAACGATTACTGTCGGCCCGGATCAGGACCTGGACAAGCTGCGCATGCTTTTGACCGGGATGATTTCCAGGGCAGTTGAACGGGTATCAATAATGACCCCGTACTTTCTGCCTTCTCAGGAACTCATCGGTGCCATGCAGGTTGCAGCCCTGCGGGGAGTGGAGATAAACGTGGTTCTGCCGGCCAGAAACAATCTCCCTTATGTGCACTGGGCAACCAGGAACATGCTCTGGGAAATACTTCAATACGGGGTCAGGGTGTACTACCAGCCACCACCGTTTTCCCATTCCAAGCTTTTTCTGGTGGATGATGTTTACGCCCTTATCGGCTCTGCCAACATGGATCCTCGCAGTCTGAGGCTGAACTTTGAAATGGTGGTTGAGATATATTCCAGGGATCTTGTCCGGACATTGACAGAGCATTTCCAGGAAAAAATCAGCAGGTCAAAACGGGTCAGGCTTGTGGATGTTGACTCCAGATCTATTCCGGTCAGGTTGAGAGATTCATTGTGCTGGCTGTTCAGTCCCTATTTGTAA
- a CDS encoding biotin--[acetyl-CoA-carboxylase] ligase, translating to MAGFKKYILSDLVKFPEFSSFRKNGVQSRSKYGADQPKIMVQDWCTSSMDMAWELVKMEMISPGDSVLCLRQTKGRGRMRREWVSPAGNIYGALMLPRPQVPEMDRILSLIVGYALRQALLGLGVALSIKWPNDLILDDKKVGGILLEEKKQDIVAGIGLNLRNCPENISSTGEYPVMPGHLGMGPDGPDPLEFWAQLIHLALFWYEDILCDFSLIDFIREINSNLWLTGEKVRIFSGDDYFDGVLMGVGDMGEALVDCSGRVERVTSGTIRKHPG from the coding sequence TTGGCTGGATTTAAAAAATATATTCTTAGCGACCTGGTAAAATTTCCAGAGTTTTCCTCCTTCCGGAAAAATGGTGTCCAGTCCCGGTCCAAATATGGGGCAGATCAGCCCAAGATCATGGTCCAGGACTGGTGTACTTCATCCATGGATATGGCCTGGGAACTGGTCAAAATGGAGATGATCAGTCCCGGGGACTCAGTGCTCTGCCTGAGGCAGACCAAAGGAAGAGGCAGGATGCGCCGGGAATGGGTTTCCCCGGCTGGAAACATTTACGGAGCGCTGATGCTTCCCAGACCCCAAGTCCCTGAGATGGACAGGATACTCTCCCTGATCGTGGGATATGCTCTAAGACAGGCCCTTTTGGGGCTGGGGGTTGCCTTGTCCATAAAATGGCCCAATGACCTCATTTTAGATGATAAAAAAGTAGGAGGCATCCTTTTAGAAGAAAAAAAACAGGACATTGTGGCTGGTATCGGGCTGAATTTGAGGAATTGTCCTGAAAATATTTCTTCTACGGGAGAATATCCTGTCATGCCGGGCCATCTGGGGATGGGACCGGATGGTCCAGATCCCCTGGAATTCTGGGCTCAGCTCATCCATCTGGCCCTGTTCTGGTATGAAGATATATTGTGCGATTTTTCTCTAATTGACTTTATTCGGGAAATTAACTCTAATCTTTGGCTGACTGGTGAAAAGGTCAGAATTTTTTCAGGCGACGATTATTTCGATGGAGTCCTTATGGGGGTGGGGGATATGGGTGAGGCTCTTGTGGATTGTTCGGGCAGAGTTGAAAGGGTTACAAGCGGAACCATCCGGAAGCATCCAGGATAA
- a CDS encoding TraB/GumN family protein, producing the protein MEPAKQHLNPVTTSAGGSVFPVHPLQSPEILAKAAVPEHSVNFMRSMSGGEPFLSGEYLFFSEQDWLMGIGYPLGASYDISQFRAALENALEATGARQCWVICPDLPPELTDKKKEQDEFYVLDPWQEISPTLTRLNRKAALSLELEMGSDFTDAHSLLWDEFLSQNNLPPRVMRLYTRTPGLMGRTKGLVFLNAWDRQGNLAACLVVDTAPGKFLSYIIGAHSKKHYTPYASDLLFSRLINLARSQGKEFIHLGLGVNQGIKRFKVKWGGRPYCSYQLAEWRTGFVPADLSVLTPEIMENKARYLMSLPRQKEFRMLWEIEKQGKHSWIGGTAHFFSCSFRHHFEKLFDQVHTVIFEGPLDQVSMQRVAAVGCSPGPEFEPLARKLSRDEVQTLKRVVRGPEGFWARLLNSPGTDLLDVDYYLSSTRHWMAFFSIWSAFLRRIGWDQSVDREAWDLAKQMEKNVVAMESIDEQIATLESIPRQRILRFFKNCGQWKKLAAQNEKAYLRGDLENMFGTSTEFPSRTELVIHRRDELFLERMKPYLEEGGCMVFVGTAHMLGLGPMLEEAGFGLSKCC; encoded by the coding sequence ATGGAACCAGCAAAACAGCACCTGAACCCGGTCACCACCAGTGCAGGGGGCAGCGTCTTCCCGGTTCATCCCCTGCAGAGTCCGGAAATTCTTGCCAAAGCGGCTGTGCCTGAACATTCTGTGAATTTCATGCGTTCCATGTCCGGGGGGGAACCTTTTCTGTCCGGGGAGTATCTGTTTTTTTCTGAGCAGGACTGGCTGATGGGGATAGGCTACCCTCTGGGAGCAAGCTATGACATCAGCCAGTTCCGGGCAGCCCTTGAAAATGCCCTGGAAGCTACAGGGGCCAGGCAATGCTGGGTTATCTGTCCTGATCTGCCCCCTGAACTGACAGACAAAAAAAAAGAGCAGGATGAATTTTATGTCCTTGACCCCTGGCAGGAAATCAGCCCGACCCTGACAAGACTGAACAGGAAGGCGGCTCTGTCTCTGGAACTAGAGATGGGCAGTGATTTTACCGATGCCCACAGTTTGCTGTGGGATGAGTTCTTATCTCAAAACAACCTTCCCCCAAGGGTTATGAGGCTTTACACCCGTACTCCAGGACTGATGGGACGGACAAAAGGCCTGGTGTTTTTGAATGCCTGGGACAGGCAGGGCAACCTCGCAGCCTGCCTGGTTGTGGATACAGCCCCTGGAAAATTTTTAAGCTATATAATTGGTGCTCATTCCAAAAAACACTATACCCCGTATGCCTCGGATCTTCTGTTCAGCAGGCTGATCAACCTGGCCCGGTCCCAGGGCAAGGAATTCATTCATCTCGGGTTAGGGGTGAACCAGGGTATTAAGAGGTTCAAGGTCAAATGGGGAGGACGCCCATATTGCAGTTATCAGCTGGCCGAATGGAGAACCGGCTTTGTCCCTGCAGACCTTTCTGTTCTAACTCCCGAGATAATGGAGAACAAGGCCAGGTATCTCATGTCCCTTCCCAGGCAGAAGGAGTTCAGGATGCTCTGGGAGATTGAAAAGCAGGGCAAACATTCATGGATAGGAGGTACTGCCCACTTTTTCAGTTGTAGTTTCAGGCATCACTTTGAAAAGCTCTTTGATCAGGTCCATACGGTCATCTTTGAAGGTCCGCTGGATCAGGTCAGCATGCAAAGGGTGGCTGCTGTGGGCTGCAGCCCAGGTCCGGAATTTGAGCCTCTGGCCCGGAAGTTGAGCCGGGACGAGGTCCAGACCCTGAAAAGAGTGGTCAGGGGGCCGGAAGGTTTTTGGGCCAGGCTGTTAAATTCACCTGGTACTGACCTGCTGGATGTTGATTATTATCTGTCCTCCACCAGGCATTGGATGGCTTTTTTCAGTATATGGTCGGCTTTTCTCAGGCGTATAGGCTGGGATCAGTCAGTAGACAGGGAAGCCTGGGATCTGGCCAAGCAAATGGAGAAAAATGTGGTGGCCATGGAATCCATTGACGAGCAGATTGCAACCCTGGAAAGTATTCCCAGGCAAAGGATCCTCAGGTTTTTTAAAAACTGTGGTCAATGGAAGAAGCTGGCTGCCCAAAATGAAAAGGCATATCTGCGGGGGGATCTGGAGAATATGTTTGGAACCAGCACAGAGTTTCCTTCCAGAACTGAACTGGTGATTCACCGCAGGGATGAGCTTTTTCTTGAACGGATGAAACCATACCTGGAAGAAGGGGGATGTATGGTTTTTGTGGGTACGGCCCATATGCTGGGCCTGGGCCCTATGCTTGAGGAAGCTGGATTTGGGCTCAGCAAATGCTGTTGA